TAGCGCCAGGAGTACCTTCTGaaggaaatttgaatttattgggTCAAATTGGGCATTAAAATTGGTTATttgcaaaaagatgaaaagatggaAAGACAAAACGATGAAACGACAAGAAGACAAAATGACAAGAAAGATGAGAAAGCCTGGAAAGATGAGAAAGACTAGAAAGACAAGGAGGATGAGAGAGATGAGAAAGACAAGAAAGACGAGAAAGACGAGAAAGATGAGAAATACGAGAAAGACGAGAAAGACGAGAAAGATGAGAAAGATGGGAAAGATGAGAAATATTATGAGAAATATGAGAAAGACAAGAAACACGAGAAACATGAGAAACACAAGAAACACAAGAAACAGGAGAAAGACGAGAAAGATGAGAAAGACAAGAAACACGAGAAACATGAGAAACACAAGAAACACGAGAAAGATGAGAAAGACAAGACACACGAGAAAGATGAGAAACACGAGAAAGGCGAGTAAGATGAGAAAGATGAGAAAGACAAGAAAGACGAGAAGGATGAAAAAGATGAGAAGGATGAAAAAGACCAGAAAGACAAGAAAGATGAGAAGGACACGAGAAAGATGGGAAAGATGAGAAAGATGAGAAAGATGAGAAATATTATGAGAAATATGAGAAAGACAACATACACAAGAAACATGAGAAACATGAGAAACACAAGAAACACGAGAAACACAAGAAACAGGAGAAAGACGAGAAAGATGAGAAAGACAAGAAACACGAGAAAGATGAGAAACACGAGAAAGGCGAGTAAGATGAGAAAGACGAGAAAGACAAGAAAGACTAGAAGGATGAAAAAGATGAGAAGGATGAAAAAGACCAGAAAGACAAGAAAGATGAGAAGGACAAAAAGACCAAAAGACTGAAAAGACTGAAAATAAGTCAAAAAGATTTTGTGTCCATATGGGTAGAAAAGTTGTGACAGTTTTTGCACCAGGAACACATTCTGAACAGAAATTGGAACCTGGATTATGAAATGATGATCAAATTTGAGCATTCAAGTTGAGAAATGAGTGAAAAAGTTGACTCGGGTTCAGCGCCAGGAGCACCATTTTCGGAGTAAATTCGAATGGGTTGAAAAAGTTGTGgcgggttttgcgccaggagcatATACTACGAAGAAGGAACGAACTGAACTGATTACTTAGGTGACAAATTTATGGTTTAGAATTGGTCATTTGTGTTTAAAATGGGTGAAATGGGTGAATGGATGTGAAGGGTTTAGCGCCAGGAgcatattttttaaaccatttgtAATTCTTCAGGTTAAGTGCTCTCCATGTCTCATGATCTGAATGTTTATTTCAGTTCGCAAATTCACAAAGTTTTGCAGCAGGACTTTATTttgtggtttttgaaatttttgggtaaCTAACCTCTCTTCATCACCGCGTCTTATATCGTCAAAATCATTTCTGGAGGTTGAAATACCCACTCaactaattttgaatattttgggaaCGTTGAACCCCATCCCCTTTCTCACTTTGTCCAACAACCAACACCCTGGTCAAATTCCTCTAATGAATCTCGGAGCAATTTCTCTCTGCATAATTATTAAAGTGTACTTAAACCAAATAATTAGATCTTCGGATCCGACGACtaccatgatgaaaaaaatggtaaaaaacatcttgcgcagttcgcaagatcaaccgactttgctctaaatatacaccagtaatttaccaacatttatctcagtaatttaccagacattacttaaaaatttaccaatttttcaaaatgcgcggaagtacccaaatttaccgatttaatgaatatgaaaagtcgaaaatatcgacaaaataaaatagtcaatcataagtagccatcatattacacttttatgaaattgattttcaaataataattagcgtactcatgaagacgtaaccgtcatattacaagtggaataatatatcaggaaaattgttgacaaaaaacaaaattattaccaaaatttaccaatttaccgaaatttagctatttaccaaaatttaccaatttaccaaaatttatcaatttaccaaaatttaccaatttacctatttaccgaaatttacgtatttactgaaatttacctatttaccgaaatttacctatttaccgaaatttaccaatttaccaatttaccaaaatttaccaatttaccaaaatttaccaatttaccaaaatttaccaat
The sequence above is a segment of the Planococcus citri chromosome 3, ihPlaCitr1.1, whole genome shotgun sequence genome. Coding sequences within it:
- the LOC135838765 gene encoding putative uncharacterized protein DDB_G0292636, with the translated sequence MVENVEAGLVPKIQINWVKERLELKVCANMKDKEDERDEKDKKDEKDEKDEKYEKDEKDEKDEKDGKDEKYYEKYEKDKKHEKHEKHKKHKKQEKDEKDEKDKKHEKHEKHKKHEKDEKDKTHEKDEKHEKGE